Proteins found in one Triticum urartu cultivar G1812 chromosome 4, Tu2.1, whole genome shotgun sequence genomic segment:
- the LOC125553679 gene encoding transcription repressor OFP13-like: protein MGKKGLTSIFSKLPAGADEPSPPWPWPSCRNPQTASFREEERRRPCRTAAAVSRSPAAAARLIHGGAGEMYKTVNSVYQLDYISADGSCFDEEEEEEGQGVLELDDDDGFSTTTASEEWSEAVIRSLGRTSTDRFFVDPPGPASNSILALSPGKQSAAQADEAEEKPQSEPIASTSLVEESVAVAVDSEDPYGDFRASMEEMVAAHGLRGWEALEELLVWYLRINGKHNHALIVGAFVDLLVGLAAPPASSSSAAPTTTTTATTMTTTSASGGSGSTASTSTSSSTCGCEGDVTPATTTTEEQCGDRNGDASRSPASSSHSLQGKDEEDLAGDKAGDDDLSITRSAH, encoded by the coding sequence ATGGGCAAGAAAGGCCTCACCTCCATCTTCTCCAAGCTCCCCGCCGGCGCCGACGAGCCTTCTCCGCCGTGGCCGTGGCCGTCGTGCCGGAATCCACAGACGGCCTCCTTCCGCGAGGAAGAACGCCGCCGGCCCTGCAGAACCGCCGCCGCCGTCAGCAGGAGCCCCGCGGCTGCGGCGAGGCTCATCCACGGCGGCGCCGGGGAAATGTACAAGACGGTCAACTCCGTCTACCAGCTCGACTACATCTCCGCCGACGGCTCCTGCttcgatgaggaggaggaggaggaggggcagGGCGTGCTGGAGCTGGATGACGATGACGGTTTCTCGACGACGACCGCGTCGGAGGAGTGGTCGGAGGCGGTGATCCGCAGCCTCGGCCGCACGTCCACCGACCGCTTCTTCGTCGACCCTCCGGGCCCGGCGTCCAACTCCATCTTGGCGCTGTCGCCTGGGAAGCAGTCGGCGGCACAAGCGGATGAGGCCGAGGAGAAGCCGCAGTCGGAGCCGATTGCGTCGACGTCGCTGGTGGAGGAGAgcgtggcggtggcggtggactCGGAGGACCCGTACGGGGACTTCCGGGCGTCCATGGAGGAGATGGTGGCCGCGCACGGGCTGCGCGGCTGGGAAGCGCTGGAGGAGCTCCTCGTGTGGTACCTCCGGATCAACGGCAAGCACAACCACGCACTCATCGTCGGCGCCTTCGTCGACCTCCTGGTcggcctcgccgcgccgccggcGTCGTCCTCTTCTGCCGCgccaaccaccaccaccacagcGACGACGATGACGACCACCAGCGCCAGCGGCGGCAGCGGGAGCACCGCCAGCACCAGCACGTCCAGCAGCACATGTGGCTGCGAAGGCGACGTCACTCCCGCCACCACAACGAcagaggagcaatgcggcgatcGGAACGGCGACGCCTCGCGCTCGCCTGCTTCATCAAGCCATAGCCTGCAGGGCAAGGACGAGGAGGACCTCGCCGGCGACAAGGCAGGTGACGACGATCTTAGCATCACCAGAAGTGCACATTAG